From Bacillus sp. FSL K6-3431, the proteins below share one genomic window:
- a CDS encoding DnaD domain-containing protein: MDKELMVSWIEAGMVQIPYLLMNKYRQIGLDEKELVLLLQIFSFSEKGNDFPTPEEISEKMTITSSECTSMLRKLMQLGMIKIEEERTVDEIRFERYSLTPLWMKLAEEMIREKKQSNFEKVLSEEQDLFTIFEQEFGRPLTPLECESLAMWMDQDGQDPSMIKAALRESVMSGKLNFRYIDRILLEWKKNGVNTVEKAREQGLKFRQKSNKSNASVQSSNSVPFYNWLEQ, from the coding sequence ATGGATAAAGAATTAATGGTTTCTTGGATCGAAGCAGGTATGGTACAAATACCTTATTTACTCATGAACAAATACCGACAGATTGGTTTGGATGAAAAAGAATTGGTATTACTATTGCAAATATTTTCTTTTTCTGAAAAAGGAAATGATTTTCCAACACCTGAAGAAATATCCGAAAAAATGACCATTACGAGTAGCGAATGTACCTCCATGTTAAGAAAGCTTATGCAACTTGGCATGATTAAAATCGAGGAAGAACGCACAGTAGATGAAATCAGATTTGAAAGATATTCTCTCACTCCTTTATGGATGAAATTGGCCGAGGAAATGATTCGAGAAAAAAAGCAATCCAATTTTGAAAAAGTACTTTCAGAAGAACAGGATTTATTTACTATTTTCGAACAAGAATTTGGTAGACCACTCACACCGTTAGAATGTGAATCTTTAGCGATGTGGATGGATCAAGATGGACAAGACCCATCAATGATTAAGGCTGCTTTAAGGGAATCTGTCATGTCCGGAAAACTAAATTTCCGTTATATTGATCGTATTCTTTTAGAGTGGAAAAAAAATGGTGTAAACACGGTGGAAAAAGCAAGGGAACAAGGATTGAAATTTCGCCAAAAGTCTAACAAATCTAATGCATCTGTTCAAAGTTCAAATTCTGTACCTTTTTATAATTGGTTAGAACAGTAA
- the nth gene encoding endonuclease III has product MLNKKQIRFCLDEMAKMFPDAHCELNHANPFELVIAVALSAQCTDALVNRVTEKLFEKYKTPEDYLSVSLSELENDIRSIGLFRNKAKNIQKLSQMLIDDYDRIVPSERDELVKLPGVGRKTANVVMSVAFGEPAIAIDTHLERVSKRLAFCRWKDNVLEVEKTLMRKIPKDEWSVTHHRMIFFGRYHCKARNPQCPICPLLEVCREGKKRMKQVKSVEST; this is encoded by the coding sequence ATGTTAAACAAAAAACAAATTCGCTTTTGTCTTGATGAAATGGCGAAAATGTTTCCAGATGCCCATTGTGAATTGAATCATGCGAATCCATTTGAATTAGTGATAGCCGTTGCACTTTCAGCTCAGTGTACGGACGCATTGGTAAATCGAGTAACGGAAAAACTATTTGAAAAATATAAAACGCCTGAGGATTATTTATCAGTGTCATTATCAGAACTTGAAAATGATATACGCTCGATTGGTTTATTTCGAAATAAAGCAAAGAATATCCAAAAGTTATCACAAATGTTGATTGACGATTACGATAGAATTGTTCCTTCTGAGCGTGATGAGCTAGTTAAGTTGCCTGGAGTAGGGCGGAAAACAGCGAATGTAGTTATGTCAGTAGCATTTGGGGAACCAGCTATCGCTATTGATACGCACTTGGAAAGAGTGAGTAAACGTTTAGCGTTTTGTAGATGGAAAGACAATGTCCTTGAAGTGGAAAAAACACTGATGCGTAAAATACCAAAAGATGAATGGTCTGTAACGCACCATCGAATGATTTTCTTTGGACGGTATCATTGTAAAGCGCGAAATCCACAATGTCCAATTTGCCCACTTCTAGAAGTTTGTAGGGAAGGGAAAAAGCGAATGAAGCAGGTTAAATCAGTTGAAAGTACTTGA
- a CDS encoding PBP1A family penicillin-binding protein: MAENQQTRVGRKKQSAGKKKKVGKGTNLFKKIILVLVIIGFVGLAFGGGLFAYYAKDAPKLDKSLLVDPVASQLLDKNGELFMTLGTEKRDYVEYDDIPEKVRDAVLATEDVRFFKHSGIDLRRLAGAVLANVTRGFGSEGASTITQQVIKRSFLSDEKTLKRKAQEAWLAFQLERKYSKEQIFEMYVNKINYANNINGIETASKYYFDKELSELESQEIALLAGLPQSPYNYNPYAFPEKSDKRKNIVLSLMHQHGKITKAQMEKAQNTSITETLIKEEDNNTTAYKYDSFVDQVIREVEALGDYNVAVDGLTIHTTLDQDAQQHVEKMLAPKEANEIIDFPDDDFQAGVVLQDTKTGEIRAIGGNRYQDITRGTNYATRLSDRSPGSTIKPILDYGPAIEYLNWSTYEQIVDEPFKYTTGAPIRNFDQKHLGQMSIREALYRSRNIPALKAFQAAGLDQSKAFASRLGLEFADDRFYESASIGGVENISPMQLAGAYAAFGNNGMYNKPHTVNKIILLDGETEVKNTIKPQIAMKDSTAYMVTDMLKDVLSEKAGATGKTAIIPGLPAAGKTGTSNYTDEEFQKYNLSNGDVPDSWFAGYTTNYTTAVWTGYDQRKNPLRAYPNNDQQIAKELYKNLMQHVSEGIDTPDFAMPNSVVKAAVEKGSNPAKKPSKHTPDSNIVYELFVAGTEPSEVSVAFDKLDAPTVKGEFHEEKKEILFTWDHAKKDNKKLTFEVSIKKASGEKQSLGKLDDQAYTVTNVEPGETYSIEVIAISDNLRSTPGTASVSVPKNEEEEKEEVVEEEEEVVPPDDESTDDKSDQSEKDPEQDQNQDEVIPGDNENGNGNGNSNGNIDNQEPPEASTPPSDNEQTDESKEPDKEQKPDPTTNE; the protein is encoded by the coding sequence ATGGCAGAAAATCAACAAACACGTGTAGGAAGAAAAAAACAATCAGCAGGAAAAAAGAAAAAGGTAGGAAAAGGCACCAACCTCTTTAAAAAAATTATATTAGTTTTAGTCATAATAGGCTTTGTCGGCCTCGCGTTTGGAGGAGGATTATTTGCTTACTACGCTAAGGACGCACCTAAACTAGATAAAAGTCTATTGGTCGACCCAGTCGCTTCTCAGCTTCTGGATAAAAATGGGGAACTATTTATGACACTTGGAACAGAAAAACGTGATTACGTCGAATATGATGACATTCCTGAAAAGGTTAGAGATGCAGTATTAGCGACTGAGGATGTCCGCTTTTTTAAACATAGTGGAATTGATTTAAGAAGACTTGCTGGAGCAGTGTTAGCCAATGTAACAAGGGGCTTTGGTTCTGAAGGAGCTTCCACTATCACACAGCAAGTCATCAAAAGATCATTTTTATCAGATGAAAAGACACTAAAAAGAAAAGCGCAAGAAGCATGGCTTGCCTTTCAATTAGAAAGAAAGTACTCTAAAGAACAAATTTTTGAAATGTACGTCAATAAAATTAACTATGCAAACAATATTAATGGAATTGAAACAGCGTCGAAATATTATTTTGATAAAGAACTTTCCGAATTAGAATCGCAAGAGATAGCTCTGCTTGCGGGCCTTCCGCAAAGTCCATATAATTATAATCCATATGCATTTCCAGAGAAATCTGATAAACGGAAAAATATCGTATTATCATTAATGCATCAGCATGGAAAAATTACGAAAGCACAAATGGAGAAAGCTCAAAATACTTCGATTACCGAAACATTAATCAAAGAAGAAGACAATAATACCACTGCATATAAATATGATTCTTTTGTCGATCAGGTTATTAGAGAGGTGGAGGCGTTAGGCGATTACAACGTAGCCGTAGATGGCTTAACTATTCATACGACGTTAGATCAAGACGCGCAACAACATGTAGAAAAAATGTTGGCACCTAAAGAAGCAAATGAAATTATTGACTTTCCAGATGATGATTTTCAAGCAGGCGTCGTTCTGCAAGATACGAAGACTGGCGAAATTCGAGCAATTGGCGGAAATCGGTACCAGGATATTACAAGGGGTACGAATTATGCGACAAGACTAAGTGATCGTTCTCCGGGATCAACAATTAAACCGATATTGGACTACGGCCCTGCTATAGAATATTTAAATTGGTCCACATATGAACAAATTGTAGATGAGCCATTTAAATATACGACAGGTGCTCCAATTAGAAACTTTGATCAAAAGCATCTTGGACAAATGTCAATTAGAGAAGCCCTATATCGCTCAAGAAACATTCCAGCATTAAAAGCGTTTCAGGCAGCTGGATTGGACCAATCCAAAGCATTCGCATCGCGGCTAGGATTAGAATTTGCCGATGATAGGTTTTACGAATCAGCATCTATTGGTGGAGTTGAAAATATTTCTCCTATGCAATTAGCGGGCGCATATGCAGCATTCGGAAACAACGGTATGTATAATAAACCGCACACAGTGAATAAAATCATTCTACTTGACGGAGAAACAGAAGTTAAAAATACAATTAAACCCCAAATAGCGATGAAAGATTCTACTGCGTATATGGTTACTGATATGCTGAAAGATGTTCTATCTGAAAAAGCTGGGGCTACAGGAAAAACTGCGATTATTCCTGGCCTACCAGCAGCGGGAAAAACGGGTACATCGAACTATACAGATGAAGAGTTTCAAAAATACAATTTAAGTAACGGTGATGTCCCTGACTCATGGTTTGCGGGATATACGACCAATTACACTACTGCCGTATGGACTGGATATGATCAAAGAAAAAATCCATTGCGTGCATATCCTAATAATGATCAGCAAATTGCAAAAGAACTGTACAAAAATCTAATGCAACATGTATCTGAAGGGATCGATACTCCAGATTTTGCAATGCCTAATAGTGTTGTTAAGGCTGCTGTAGAAAAAGGATCAAATCCTGCAAAGAAACCGAGTAAACACACTCCCGATAGCAATATCGTATATGAATTATTCGTGGCAGGAACGGAACCAAGTGAAGTATCAGTAGCATTCGACAAGCTTGACGCACCTACAGTAAAAGGGGAATTCCATGAAGAGAAAAAGGAAATCCTCTTTACTTGGGACCATGCTAAAAAGGATAATAAAAAGCTAACTTTTGAAGTGTCCATCAAAAAAGCTAGCGGCGAAAAACAATCATTAGGCAAACTTGACGATCAAGCATACACCGTGACAAACGTTGAACCTGGTGAAACCTATTCTATTGAAGTAATAGCCATTAGCGATAATCTGCGAAGCACTCCGGGGACGGCAAGTGTGAGCGTTCCTAAGAATGAAGAGGAAGAGAAAGAAGAAGTTGTTGAGGAGGAAGAAGAAGTTGTCCCTCCTGATGACGAAAGTACTGATGATAAAAGTGACCAGTCAGAAAAGGACCCGGAGCAAGATCAAAATCAAGACGAAGTAATTCCGGGCGATAATGAAAATGGTAATGGTAATGGTAACTCCAATGGAAATATTGATAATCAGGAACCGCCGGAAGCCTCTACGCCTCCTAGTGATAATGAACAAACAGATGAGAGCAAAGAGCCAGATAAAGAGCAAAAACCAGATCCTACCACAAATGAATAA
- the recU gene encoding Holliday junction resolvase RecU: protein MEFHYPNGRKYTLEHTRKLATPAQQKISYAKRGMALEDDINDTNLYYLARGMAVIHKKPTPIQIVDVDYKKRSTAVIKEAYFRQASTTDYNGICEGKYIDFEAKETQSTTSFPLVNFHEHQISHMRNIVQHNGIAFVILRFSKTEEVFLLESEVLFNFWDRMKNGGRKSITKNEVIEFGHKINIGFQPRLDYLNILKEIYSF, encoded by the coding sequence ATGGAATTTCATTACCCAAACGGTAGAAAATATACGTTAGAACATACAAGGAAACTAGCAACTCCTGCACAGCAAAAAATTTCATATGCCAAAAGAGGAATGGCCTTAGAAGATGACATTAATGATACAAATCTATATTATTTAGCAAGAGGAATGGCCGTTATTCATAAAAAGCCAACCCCAATTCAAATTGTCGATGTGGACTATAAAAAAAGAAGTACAGCGGTAATCAAGGAAGCTTATTTTAGACAGGCTTCCACAACGGATTATAATGGTATATGTGAAGGTAAATACATTGATTTTGAAGCAAAGGAAACACAAAGCACAACTTCCTTTCCATTAGTAAATTTCCATGAACATCAAATTAGTCATATGAGGAATATTGTGCAGCATAATGGAATCGCATTTGTTATTTTAAGATTTTCAAAAACGGAGGAAGTCTTTTTATTAGAAAGCGAAGTTTTATTTAATTTCTGGGATCGTATGAAAAATGGCGGTAGAAAATCAATTACTAAAAATGAAGTGATCGAATTCGGACACAAAATTAACATAGGATTTCAACCGCGGCTTGATTATTTAAACATTTTAAAAGAAATTTATTCTTTTTAA
- a CDS encoding YppE family protein produces MGNRALYDLTLQLCNYNKEAFENYHNCRSTGIKGDFYSEVKPFADKVKECRDKWEPEAILWTIKNKPKNLYPLQIKNTGENIEMVSVRAFFPDSSLKKFNSHVQSIDYVLRRLLDELDAPNSLGEK; encoded by the coding sequence ATGGGCAACCGTGCATTGTATGATTTAACATTACAATTATGTAATTATAATAAAGAAGCTTTTGAAAACTATCATAATTGTCGATCAACAGGGATAAAAGGTGATTTTTATAGTGAAGTGAAGCCTTTTGCTGATAAGGTGAAAGAGTGCCGCGATAAATGGGAGCCTGAAGCGATATTGTGGACGATTAAAAACAAACCCAAAAACTTGTATCCACTGCAAATAAAAAATACAGGTGAAAATATCGAAATGGTTTCAGTGCGAGCATTTTTTCCGGACTCTAGTTTAAAAAAGTTTAATAGTCATGTTCAGTCTATTGATTATGTGTTAAGACGTTTGCTCGATGAATTAGATGCACCGAACTCTCTAGGCGAAAAATAA
- a CDS encoding YppG family protein → MFNRYPRQMYHQPLPSQYYPQSMNAYGMQHYGAVQPRPEMYPNFQQSQAGFYPQMNHPVPPYENMPKGYGHDLFQNPLQPNDGYFYGNHNPQTGNQQGNAQKPKFPGSQTGGHFNSILNSFKSQNGTLDVNKMVNTTGQLVNALNQVSTMAKGIGAFFK, encoded by the coding sequence ATGTTCAATCGCTATCCTCGCCAAATGTATCATCAGCCACTACCGTCGCAATATTATCCACAATCTATGAATGCATATGGAATGCAGCATTACGGGGCCGTTCAACCACGTCCAGAAATGTATCCAAATTTTCAACAATCTCAGGCGGGATTTTATCCGCAAATGAATCACCCAGTCCCACCTTATGAAAATATGCCAAAAGGGTATGGGCATGATTTATTTCAAAATCCCCTACAACCTAATGATGGATATTTTTATGGGAACCATAATCCTCAAACTGGAAATCAGCAAGGAAATGCTCAAAAGCCTAAATTTCCAGGTAGTCAAACAGGAGGACATTTTAATTCTATTTTAAATTCTTTTAAATCACAAAATGGGACCCTAGATGTAAATAAAATGGTTAATACGACTGGACAACTAGTAAATGCTTTAAATCAAGTCTCTACAATGGCAAAAGGTATTGGTGCGTTTTTTAAATGA
- a CDS encoding CotD family spore coat protein has translation MYNHCGPKVLPAVVHPTKCCVKHTQENFIVPEIHPIHTTTVNHKNFEHQHFFPHTQSTVNEVSNQQMNMPGPGPMGLGPANMGPMGQGPMGMGPAGHGPRPRPGCCGPRPGFHY, from the coding sequence ATGTATAATCACTGTGGACCTAAAGTTCTACCAGCAGTAGTTCATCCAACTAAATGTTGTGTAAAACATACGCAAGAAAATTTCATTGTGCCAGAAATTCATCCGATTCATACAACAACAGTTAATCATAAGAATTTTGAGCATCAGCATTTTTTCCCGCATACTCAATCAACTGTAAATGAAGTGTCAAATCAACAAATGAATATGCCGGGGCCGGGTCCAATGGGCTTAGGGCCTGCTAACATGGGGCCGATGGGTCAAGGACCAATGGGCATGGGGCCAGCAGGTCATGGTCCAAGACCAAGACCGGGATGTTGCGGTCCAAGACCAGGATTCCATTATTAA
- a CDS encoding DUF1273 domain-containing protein, with product MLKVAALTGYKSYELGIYKNNDPAVEYIKKTISRKIVELAEEGLEWVIISGQPGVELWGAEALFDLQQAYDTLKLAVMTPFLNQEENWKEENKELYEMVMMQADFTESLSKLPYTAPWQFRNKNNFFLQKSDVAIILFDEEKEGSPKFFYEAAKKYQETNPYEIRVLDFYDLQATVDEENF from the coding sequence GTGTTAAAAGTTGCAGCTCTTACTGGGTATAAGTCATATGAGCTTGGCATATATAAAAATAATGACCCTGCAGTAGAGTACATAAAGAAAACTATTTCCAGGAAGATCGTTGAACTAGCAGAAGAGGGGCTTGAATGGGTCATCATTTCTGGACAGCCAGGAGTAGAACTTTGGGGAGCAGAAGCTTTATTTGATTTACAACAAGCATACGATACGTTAAAGCTAGCAGTTATGACACCATTTTTAAATCAAGAAGAAAATTGGAAGGAAGAAAATAAAGAATTATATGAAATGGTGATGATGCAAGCAGATTTCACTGAATCCTTGTCAAAGCTACCATATACGGCACCATGGCAGTTTCGTAATAAAAACAATTTTTTCTTGCAAAAATCAGATGTTGCTATTATTTTATTTGATGAGGAAAAGGAAGGCTCGCCTAAATTTTTTTATGAAGCTGCGAAGAAATACCAAGAAACAAACCCATATGAAATTCGGGTGTTAGATTTTTACGATTTACAGGCAACAGTTGATGAGGAAAACTTTTGA
- the gpsB gene encoding cell division regulator GpsB, translating into MLADKLKLTAKEILEKEFKTSVRGYKQEEVDKFLDVVIKDYETMHMTIDELQQENLRLKKQLEDSSRRQPVQPAGTTNFDILKRLSNLEKHVFGSKLDE; encoded by the coding sequence ATGTTGGCTGATAAATTAAAACTGACAGCAAAAGAAATATTGGAAAAGGAATTTAAAACGAGTGTTCGTGGATATAAACAAGAAGAAGTAGACAAATTTCTTGATGTCGTCATTAAGGATTATGAAACAATGCATATGACAATCGATGAATTACAGCAAGAAAATTTACGTCTAAAAAAACAATTGGAAGATAGCAGCCGCCGTCAGCCAGTGCAACCTGCTGGGACTACGAATTTTGATATTTTAAAACGGTTGTCAAATTTAGAAAAACATGTATTTGGCAGTAAGCTTGATGAATAA
- a CDS encoding THUMP domain-containing class I SAM-dependent RNA methyltransferase, giving the protein MKTFKLIATTAMGIEALAAEEVRELGYTCEVENGKVIYQGDRLAIARSNLWLRTADRVKIVVGEFPATTFDELFEQTKAINWEEYLPEDAEFPVQGKSLKSKLFSVSDCQAIVKKAIAERLKQAYNKSSWLEETGALFKIEVALLKDKVLLTIDTTGPGLHKRGYRVGQGEAPLKETLAAALVKLTKWQPNRPFHDPFCGSGTIPIEAALIGQNIAPGFNRDFVSEAWPWMDEQIWEQARLEAEDLANYDQPLHIFGSDIDHNMIKISEQNAFEAGLGDLISFKQMQATDFSTKLDYGVVLTNPPYGERIGDKKIVEKLYRDIGKAYKRYDTWSYYILTSHPEFEKLYGKQATKKRKLFNGFIRTDLYQYWGPRPPRNQKNV; this is encoded by the coding sequence TTGAAAACTTTTAAGCTAATCGCTACAACCGCGATGGGGATTGAGGCGCTTGCAGCAGAAGAAGTAAGAGAACTTGGCTATACCTGTGAAGTGGAAAACGGCAAAGTTATATATCAAGGGGATAGGTTAGCCATCGCTCGTTCTAATCTTTGGTTAAGAACGGCTGACAGAGTGAAAATAGTTGTTGGCGAATTTCCTGCCACAACTTTTGATGAGCTATTTGAACAAACAAAGGCAATTAATTGGGAAGAATACCTTCCTGAGGATGCAGAATTTCCTGTTCAAGGGAAATCTCTAAAATCAAAGTTATTCAGTGTTTCTGATTGTCAGGCAATTGTAAAGAAAGCCATTGCTGAACGACTAAAACAAGCATACAATAAATCATCATGGTTAGAAGAGACGGGTGCTTTATTTAAAATTGAAGTAGCCTTATTAAAAGATAAAGTATTACTCACAATTGACACGACTGGCCCTGGATTGCATAAACGAGGGTACCGAGTAGGACAAGGTGAGGCACCTTTAAAAGAAACGTTAGCAGCGGCTTTAGTAAAACTAACAAAATGGCAACCGAACAGACCGTTCCATGACCCGTTTTGTGGATCAGGAACCATCCCTATCGAAGCCGCGTTGATTGGCCAAAATATTGCACCAGGTTTTAATCGTGACTTTGTGAGTGAGGCATGGCCCTGGATGGATGAACAAATCTGGGAGCAGGCAAGACTTGAAGCAGAAGATCTAGCCAATTATGATCAGCCACTACATATATTTGGGTCAGATATTGATCACAATATGATTAAAATTTCCGAACAAAATGCTTTTGAAGCTGGATTGGGTGATTTGATATCTTTTAAACAAATGCAAGCAACAGATTTCTCGACTAAACTGGACTACGGTGTCGTACTAACTAATCCTCCTTATGGGGAAAGAATTGGCGATAAAAAAATAGTAGAGAAATTGTATCGGGATATTGGCAAAGCGTATAAACGTTATGATACATGGTCATATTATATTCTTACCTCCCATCCGGAATTTGAAAAATTGTATGGCAAACAGGCAACGAAGAAAAGAAAATTATTTAATGGTTTTATTCGTACAGATTTGTATCAATATTGGGGTCCACGCCCACCTAGAAATCAGAAAAACGTATAA
- a CDS encoding ATP-dependent DNA helicase: MQQSLPFELNKTSTFYEQLQDWIGDVFYDILPSQGYELRDEQIFMAFQLEKAFSNKKVIFAEAGVGTGKTFVYLLYAIAYARYIGKPAIIACADESLIEQLVKKEGDIKKIEKALGMKIDVRLAKSRDQYLCLQKLDRALSHSDKEVYQTIHEEVPSFVQDTSSMTKFHTYGDRKDYPYVNEEDWKDIAWDSLQDCLSCTQRHRCGQTLHRDHYRKAADLIVCSHDFYMEHIWTKDARIREGQLALLPEPSSVVFDEGHLLEFASQKALTYRISDEMLDLLLNRLQENDVREKTLHVIEEVIDVNSSLFSLLYKEAKPVIGSERMELRKTGQMLDLATLLLQKINHLSEELVFESELYTIDEYELRIVEEYLDQIIFSLTLLIEDKKGIIWFEDNNAGQTLVIMPRLIGEILGSRVFTNKIPYIFSSATLSNEGDLTYMSKTLGINDYLSLRVQSPFDYEGNLSITLHAENDQTVKWTKILDSIIEAKGRSLVLFNNKADLAKFKKYLQVNQFNDLPVIYEGDAEISTLIQQFQAQEEMVLCANTLWEGLDIPGPSLENVIIASLPFPPYDPVFDAKRNSSENPFSDVDLPYMLLRLKQGIGRVIRTSTDKGTIHIWLNKDEVGSVLKEVKNSLPVPATSLF; the protein is encoded by the coding sequence ATGCAGCAATCACTTCCGTTTGAATTAAATAAAACGAGTACATTTTATGAACAACTTCAAGACTGGATCGGGGATGTTTTTTATGACATATTACCAAGCCAGGGCTATGAACTTCGGGATGAACAAATTTTTATGGCATTCCAATTAGAAAAAGCATTTTCTAATAAGAAAGTAATATTTGCGGAGGCTGGTGTTGGTACGGGTAAGACTTTTGTGTATTTACTGTATGCCATTGCTTACGCCAGATACATAGGTAAGCCAGCAATTATTGCATGTGCGGATGAATCTTTAATTGAGCAACTTGTAAAAAAAGAAGGCGATATAAAAAAAATTGAAAAGGCGCTTGGAATGAAAATTGATGTCCGCCTTGCAAAATCAAGGGACCAGTATTTATGTTTACAAAAGTTGGATCGCGCTTTAAGTCATTCAGATAAAGAAGTCTATCAGACCATTCACGAGGAAGTTCCGTCATTTGTACAAGACACTTCATCTATGACAAAGTTTCATACATATGGTGACCGTAAAGATTACCCTTATGTTAATGAAGAAGACTGGAAAGATATTGCTTGGGATTCACTCCAAGATTGTTTGTCATGTACGCAACGCCATCGTTGTGGACAAACTTTACATCGTGATCATTACCGGAAAGCCGCAGATCTCATTGTATGCTCACATGATTTTTATATGGAGCATATTTGGACTAAGGATGCGAGAATTCGCGAAGGGCAATTAGCTCTTCTACCGGAACCAAGCAGTGTAGTATTTGATGAGGGGCATTTACTTGAATTTGCCAGTCAAAAAGCACTAACCTACCGTATTAGCGATGAAATGCTAGATTTATTATTAAATAGACTGCAGGAGAACGATGTTCGTGAAAAAACCCTACATGTAATTGAAGAGGTTATTGACGTTAATAGTAGTTTATTTTCACTTTTATATAAAGAAGCTAAACCCGTAATCGGGTCGGAAAGAATGGAACTTCGCAAAACAGGACAAATGTTGGATTTAGCGACTCTTCTTCTTCAAAAGATCAATCATCTATCAGAGGAATTAGTATTTGAGTCAGAGTTGTATACAATCGATGAATATGAGTTAAGAATTGTGGAAGAGTATTTAGATCAAATTATCTTTTCATTAACACTATTGATAGAGGATAAAAAAGGTATTATTTGGTTTGAAGATAATAATGCAGGTCAGACATTGGTAATTATGCCCCGTCTGATTGGTGAAATATTAGGTAGTCGCGTTTTCACAAACAAAATACCTTATATCTTTTCTTCTGCGACACTTTCTAATGAAGGTGATTTGACATATATGAGTAAAACCTTAGGTATTAATGATTATTTATCACTTCGTGTTCAATCGCCATTTGACTATGAGGGAAATTTGTCCATTACACTTCATGCAGAGAATGATCAAACAGTAAAATGGACAAAAATATTAGATTCTATCATAGAAGCAAAAGGAAGATCTTTAGTATTATTCAATAATAAAGCAGATTTAGCTAAATTTAAAAAATACTTACAAGTGAATCAGTTTAATGATCTACCAGTGATTTATGAAGGTGATGCTGAAATTAGTACACTTATTCAGCAATTCCAAGCCCAGGAAGAGATGGTACTTTGCGCTAATACATTATGGGAAGGTCTTGATATACCAGGTCCTTCTTTAGAAAATGTCATCATCGCTTCCCTACCATTTCCACCATACGATCCTGTCTTTGATGCGAAAAGAAATAGTTCAGAAAATCCTTTTTCAGACGTTGATTTGCCATATATGCTTTTGAGATTGAAACAAGGAATTGGCAGAGTAATAAGAACTTCTACGGATAAAGGGACGATTCATATTTGGTTAAATAAGGACGAGGTAGGTAGTGTGTTGAAAGAAGTGAAAAACAGCTTGCCCGTGCCCGCGACATCTCTTTTTTAG
- a CDS encoding xanthine phosphoribosyltransferase, whose product MKELKDKIINEGSVLSDTVLKVDSFLNHQLDPELMKSAGEEIAARFKDTGITKILTIESSGIAPAFMAGLTLGVPVIFARKRKSLTLNNHLYVAEVTSFTKKETNEICVSKDFIHANDRLLVIDDFLANGQAVLGLLDIINQAGASSVGVGIVIEKGFQDGGRMLREKGIRVESLAILKSLQNGIVTFLEEELV is encoded by the coding sequence ATGAAAGAATTAAAAGACAAAATAATAAATGAAGGATCGGTTTTATCCGATACAGTGCTAAAGGTCGATTCATTTTTGAATCATCAATTAGATCCAGAGTTAATGAAATCGGCTGGGGAAGAGATTGCTGCACGATTTAAAGATACGGGAATAACGAAAATATTAACTATCGAATCTTCAGGAATTGCTCCTGCTTTTATGGCTGGTTTAACACTAGGTGTACCAGTAATTTTTGCCCGTAAACGCAAATCATTAACGTTAAATAATCACCTTTATGTAGCAGAAGTTACCTCGTTCACAAAGAAAGAAACGAATGAAATTTGTGTATCAAAAGATTTCATTCATGCTAATGATAGACTGTTAGTTATTGATGATTTTCTTGCTAATGGACAAGCTGTACTGGGGTTATTGGATATCATTAATCAGGCAGGCGCAAGCAGTGTCGGGGTTGGTATTGTAATTGAAAAAGGATTCCAAGACGGAGGGCGTATGCTTCGCGAAAAAGGCATTCGCGTAGAATCATTGGCGATCTTAAAAAGTCTTCAAAATGGCATCGTGACTTTTCTTGAGGAGGAACTCGTTTGA